One window from the genome of Rhizobium sp. NZLR1 encodes:
- a CDS encoding aminotransferase class V-fold PLP-dependent enzyme, with protein sequence MSQISRNARKTLDLLRLRADTPGTKNRNHLNNAGAALMPSPVIEAVVGYLRREGEIGGYEAAAESNSLLEGTYDSLATFVNCGRDEIAIAENATIAWQRAFYSLSFGPGDRILTASAEFAANYIAFLQVAKRTGVSIEVIPNDASGVLDPDALAKMIDDRVRLIAVTWIPTNGGLINPAAAIGRIARENGILYLLDACQAAGQIPMDVNALGCDILTATGRKFLRAPRGTGFMYMRKSVLEKIEPAMIDLYGAPLTAPDRYELRPDARRFETWEKNYSVRLGLRAAVDYALDIGLENIEERCNHLSSKLREGLRGMRAVSVHDLGTPLASIISFTVNDWDSSAVMAYLTGKGINVSVSPPSSTPVDASTRQLPPVVRTSPHYYNTEEEIDAFLEAIAGIAS encoded by the coding sequence ATGTCGCAAATCAGCCGCAACGCTCGCAAGACTTTGGACCTTCTTCGCTTGCGTGCTGATACCCCCGGCACAAAAAACAGAAACCACCTTAACAATGCTGGCGCTGCGCTGATGCCGAGCCCTGTTATTGAAGCGGTGGTTGGGTACCTAAGGCGGGAAGGGGAGATCGGCGGATACGAAGCCGCAGCTGAGTCCAACTCTCTACTGGAGGGGACATATGACAGCTTGGCTACATTCGTAAACTGTGGCCGCGACGAGATTGCGATAGCTGAAAATGCGACGATCGCTTGGCAACGCGCCTTCTATTCCCTCTCTTTCGGACCTGGAGACCGGATCCTGACGGCAAGTGCCGAATTTGCAGCCAACTACATCGCCTTTCTGCAGGTTGCCAAGCGCACCGGCGTATCGATCGAAGTCATTCCGAATGACGCTTCTGGGGTCCTTGATCCGGACGCACTGGCGAAAATGATCGATGATCGCGTTCGGTTGATAGCGGTCACCTGGATCCCGACCAACGGCGGGCTTATCAATCCAGCAGCAGCGATCGGCCGAATAGCGCGCGAAAATGGCATTCTCTATCTGCTCGACGCATGCCAAGCCGCGGGGCAAATCCCGATGGATGTTAACGCCCTTGGCTGCGACATCCTTACCGCTACGGGCAGGAAGTTTCTCCGTGCGCCGCGGGGCACTGGTTTCATGTACATGCGCAAATCCGTCCTGGAGAAGATCGAGCCAGCCATGATCGATCTCTATGGTGCGCCTTTGACTGCACCGGATCGATACGAATTGAGACCTGATGCCAGACGTTTTGAAACGTGGGAGAAGAACTATTCGGTTCGTCTCGGCCTGCGGGCAGCAGTGGACTACGCGCTCGACATTGGGCTCGAAAATATCGAAGAGCGCTGCAATCACCTTTCGTCAAAGCTTCGCGAAGGCCTGAGGGGGATGCGTGCCGTGTCCGTACATGATCTCGGGACGCCCCTTGCGTCCATCATCTCATTCACTGTCAACGACTGGGACTCGTCAGCTGTCATGGCTTATTTGACAGGCAAGGGAATCAACGTCTCAGTTTCCCCTCCTTCCAGTACACCCGTCGACGCCTCTACGCGACAACTCCCGCCCGTGGTGCGAACGTCGCCACATTATTACAATACCGAGGAAGAGATCGATGCATTCCTGGAAGCGATTGCTGGTATTGCCTCGTAG
- a CDS encoding asparagine synthase-related protein — translation MFKGTIDRGHLECVAEPPMYPPPYPNISIKILDHPLLENFRWDTADQIILICRERSAEPNGQVMALRDWPIERAHDFCAFGQWRLDYQTISINRHSGTVTFSAGHGGVAPLYLKVSGERIDLSWSIADFYSGMTLADVDTDRTGLRLVGTLPYATTTMFRGVFMLTERASLCISRTGAVETHYPPPAPYFIPTPLVDEADVAAAACRLIDALLRRWPLTPALTASEFSGGLDSAVVAAILAGQHPDALQTYALEVEGPARSQQTSRREIAIEHFGFHDQTLRVDTIPMVPCGFEVSSDYVPAPYNADLQRPLHQLLKSLTTASAPRAVATGTGGDELLMAHAFEQNHEQFARNVSDSFLPAILPSAMTLVLKNRLPDYAASCDRAPFPILPISVLEAHAARAPLFASHGIWPISPFAQPEAVRFYRSLPLAWRHEKALHRRMLERLGYPERFFTVSIRENFENYLSGSLIIGASEITSQLSRRCLLHELGLIDADRLIAAIDAIRYDSPLGELGFIFHAINVEHMLRRIDGT, via the coding sequence ATGTTCAAGGGAACGATTGACCGAGGTCATCTCGAGTGCGTGGCTGAGCCCCCGATGTATCCGCCGCCCTACCCCAACATCTCTATCAAGATCCTAGACCATCCTTTGCTCGAAAACTTCCGGTGGGACACCGCTGATCAAATCATCCTGATCTGCCGCGAGCGTTCGGCCGAACCGAATGGGCAGGTTATGGCGCTCAGGGATTGGCCGATAGAACGAGCGCATGATTTCTGTGCTTTTGGACAATGGCGATTGGACTATCAGACAATTTCGATCAATCGCCATTCCGGCACGGTTACCTTCAGCGCCGGACATGGAGGTGTTGCGCCACTTTATCTGAAGGTCAGCGGCGAGCGAATTGATCTCTCTTGGTCGATAGCGGACTTTTATTCGGGCATGACCCTGGCCGACGTCGACACGGACCGAACTGGTCTGCGTCTTGTGGGGACGCTCCCCTATGCAACAACCACGATGTTTCGCGGTGTTTTCATGCTGACCGAGCGCGCGTCACTTTGCATCAGCAGGACGGGAGCCGTCGAGACGCACTATCCGCCTCCGGCACCGTATTTCATCCCGACCCCGCTTGTGGATGAGGCCGATGTTGCAGCCGCAGCATGCCGTTTGATCGACGCTCTGCTGCGTCGCTGGCCGCTCACACCCGCCCTCACGGCTAGCGAATTCAGCGGAGGATTGGATTCGGCAGTCGTTGCCGCCATTTTGGCGGGGCAGCATCCTGACGCCCTGCAAACCTATGCCTTAGAGGTCGAGGGGCCAGCTCGAAGTCAACAGACTTCGCGGCGCGAAATAGCAATCGAGCACTTTGGCTTCCACGACCAAACGCTGCGTGTTGACACGATACCAATGGTTCCGTGTGGGTTCGAAGTGAGTAGCGACTACGTTCCCGCTCCCTACAATGCCGATCTGCAGCGGCCTCTCCATCAACTATTGAAGTCGCTCACAACTGCCTCAGCCCCACGGGCGGTCGCAACTGGCACAGGCGGTGATGAGTTGCTAATGGCCCATGCTTTCGAGCAAAATCACGAGCAATTCGCTCGTAATGTTAGCGATTCATTCCTTCCTGCGATCCTTCCCTCCGCCATGACGCTGGTGCTCAAAAACCGATTGCCCGACTATGCAGCAAGCTGCGATCGGGCACCCTTTCCTATTCTGCCGATCTCGGTATTGGAGGCACACGCCGCGCGGGCTCCTTTGTTTGCGAGCCATGGCATATGGCCAATTAGCCCATTCGCCCAGCCAGAAGCCGTACGATTTTATCGGAGTTTGCCTTTAGCCTGGAGGCACGAAAAGGCGCTGCATCGCCGGATGTTGGAACGGCTTGGATATCCCGAACGGTTCTTCACCGTTTCTATACGAGAAAATTTCGAAAACTATCTGTCCGGCTCGCTGATTATCGGTGCTAGCGAGATCACTAGTCAATTATCCCGCCGTTGCCTGCTGCATGAACTGGGACTGATCGATGCTGACCGCCTGATCGCCGCAATAGACGCTATCCGATACGATTCTCCGCTTGGCGAGCTCGGCTTTATCTTCCACGCGATTAACGTTGAACACATGCTTCGGCGAATTGACGGAACTTGA
- a CDS encoding LysR family transcriptional regulator: MATAIDHLDWDDLKLFLIVVRCKSVTGAARELKVSHSTVSRRLARLEYTVGGALVERTKDGLLLTPAGLVTMRRAEEIENGVNALRSDVSNRDEIRGTVRLATMEGIATLYLSERLVELSSRHPDLDLELVTSPQTVRVARREADLFLSFFKPHGTSLDSQLIGRFKTGLFASQAYLERNGVPSQAADLSEHRFVGYIEELIQLESVLWLEELVPTPKIAFSSNSMMSQMFAASAGAGIVALPEFALSLNLGLVPVLDELSGEREIWMSAHQDLAYLPRVRAVKQFVKELLRRDEQRLLRNSPWSS, from the coding sequence ATGGCGACTGCAATCGATCATCTTGATTGGGACGATCTCAAACTCTTCCTCATCGTCGTCCGGTGCAAGAGCGTGACCGGCGCCGCTCGCGAACTAAAAGTCAGCCATTCCACCGTATCTCGCCGGCTTGCTCGTCTGGAATATACGGTTGGCGGTGCACTCGTCGAGCGGACCAAGGACGGACTTCTGCTGACACCGGCCGGCCTGGTTACAATGCGGCGAGCGGAGGAAATCGAGAACGGCGTGAATGCTCTTCGCAGCGACGTAAGCAATCGTGACGAAATACGCGGCACAGTCAGATTGGCCACCATGGAAGGCATCGCAACGCTTTATCTCTCCGAGCGCCTCGTTGAACTCAGTAGCCGGCACCCTGATCTTGACCTCGAGCTTGTAACATCGCCGCAAACGGTTCGGGTCGCTCGCCGGGAAGCGGATTTATTCCTAAGCTTCTTCAAGCCCCATGGAACTTCTCTGGACAGTCAGCTGATCGGACGTTTCAAGACTGGCTTATTCGCTTCGCAGGCTTATCTTGAGCGCAATGGAGTTCCCTCTCAAGCGGCGGATCTTAGCGAGCACCGCTTTGTTGGCTATATCGAGGAGCTGATTCAGCTTGAAAGCGTGCTCTGGCTAGAGGAACTCGTACCCACCCCAAAAATAGCGTTCAGCTCAAATAGCATGATGTCGCAGATGTTCGCGGCGTCTGCGGGCGCAGGAATTGTAGCCCTTCCCGAATTCGCACTCAGTCTAAACCTGGGTCTCGTTCCAGTGCTCGACGAACTGAGCGGCGAGCGCGAGATCTGGATGTCAGCACACCAGGATCTAGCTTATCTTCCAAGAGTGAGAGCCGTAAAGCAATTCGTGAAAGAGCTGCTACGTCGTGACGAACAACGCCTTCTGAGAAACTCACCTTGGTCTTCGTGA
- the vapB gene encoding type II toxin-antitoxin system VapB family antitoxin → MHTTKAFKNGNSQAVRIPAELAFERTDVELEIERIGDELRIRPVHRSLAGVLDVFARFSPDFMRDGRESHEQDERDKI, encoded by the coding sequence ATGCACACCACTAAAGCTTTCAAGAATGGAAATTCCCAAGCGGTTCGCATACCGGCGGAACTGGCGTTTGAGCGAACCGATGTTGAGTTGGAGATCGAGCGCATCGGCGACGAGCTTCGCATCCGTCCTGTGCATCGCTCCCTGGCCGGCGTTCTGGATGTATTCGCCCGCTTCTCTCCGGATTTCATGCGTGACGGAAGAGAGTCCCATGAGCAAGACGAGCGGGACAAGATCTGA
- a CDS encoding IS256 family transposase produces the protein MARRKEPIIADSILDQLLAGSDAKTAFESNGLLDQLKKALAERALNSEMDHHLSDEETVGNSRNGYGRKTVLTDSGSLELSIPRDRQSSFDPQLLAKYQRRLPGFDEKIVSMYARGMSTREIVGHVQDLYGIDVSADLISAVTDAVLDEVATWQSRPLEPVYPLVFFDALRVKDQRRRPCKAVHIALGVRGDGTKEMLGLWIETNEGAKFWLRVMNEMKNRGVEDILIAVVDGLKGFPDAINAVFAQTTVQTCIVHLLRDSLDFAPWKDRKDLARELKAIYGAIDDKAAEAALTTFEGGFWGRKFPAVAQIWPRAWQEVIPFFAFPKDVRPIIYTTNAIEALNSKLRRAVRARGHFPSDEAATKLLYPVLNRSEKEWKMPPREWAMAKSQFAILFADRFQAARA, from the coding sequence ATGGCACGACGGAAAGAGCCTATCATCGCGGACAGCATTTTGGACCAGCTTCTCGCCGGTTCTGATGCGAAAACGGCTTTCGAGAGCAACGGTCTGCTCGATCAGTTGAAGAAGGCGCTGGCGGAGCGGGCGTTGAATTCGGAGATGGATCATCATCTCTCCGACGAAGAGACCGTCGGCAACAGCCGCAATGGCTACGGCCGCAAGACAGTGCTGACGGATAGCGGCTCTTTGGAGCTTTCCATCCCGCGCGACCGGCAGTCGAGCTTTGATCCTCAATTGCTTGCCAAGTATCAGCGCCGCTTGCCTGGCTTCGACGAGAAGATCGTGTCGATGTATGCGCGTGGGATGAGCACGCGTGAGATCGTGGGGCATGTCCAGGATCTTTACGGGATCGACGTGTCGGCCGACTTGATCTCGGCCGTCACCGACGCGGTGCTGGACGAAGTTGCGACCTGGCAGTCGCGGCCTCTGGAGCCGGTCTATCCGTTGGTGTTCTTCGATGCGCTGCGGGTCAAAGATCAGAGACGAAGGCCATGCAAGGCGGTGCACATCGCGCTCGGCGTGCGCGGCGATGGCACGAAAGAGATGCTCGGCCTGTGGATCGAAACGAATGAGGGTGCCAAATTCTGGCTGCGGGTGATGAACGAGATGAAGAACCGCGGCGTCGAGGACATCCTGATCGCCGTCGTCGACGGCCTGAAGGGCTTTCCAGACGCCATCAATGCCGTCTTCGCGCAAACGACGGTGCAGACCTGCATCGTCCATCTGCTGCGCGATTCTCTGGATTTTGCACCATGGAAGGACCGCAAGGATTTGGCCCGCGAGCTGAAAGCAATCTACGGAGCCATCGATGACAAGGCGGCGGAGGCGGCGCTGACAACGTTCGAGGGTGGCTTTTGGGGTCGGAAATTCCCAGCCGTCGCCCAGATCTGGCCGCGAGCCTGGCAGGAGGTCATCCCCTTCTTCGCCTTTCCAAAGGATGTTCGCCCGATCATTTACACCACCAACGCCATCGAAGCCCTAAATTCCAAGCTGCGTCGCGCCGTCCGGGCAAGAGGTCATTTTCCGAGCGATGAGGCGGCGACAAAACTGCTCTACCCGGTCTTGAACAGATCGGAGAAAGAGTGGAAAATGCCGCCGAGGGAGTGGGCGATGGCAAAATCCCAATTCGCCATTCTCTTTGCGGACCGCTTTCAGGCCGCAAGGGCGTAA
- a CDS encoding PLP-dependent aspartate aminotransferase family protein, which produces MTASSEQDNVQDHSDPSHGARLGFDTRAIHHAFDPADFSRAVQPPVFLTSTYGFESVAANDAAAALGGRLYAREYNPTTEILEKRLANLEGAEAGLVVSTGMAAFGTLVLSLLSQGDELVVHKTLYSNTVAMVEQCLPRFGIRVVPVDLSNPNNLDAAITDKTRLVYFETPVNPLSAILDISAIAARAHARNVKVAVDSTFASPSLQRPIEHGADIVLHSLTKYINGHGDTLGGALLGDAETLHTLHETGLRYITGATLSPHSAFLILRGLKTLSLRMERHSASALIIAHMLEAHPAVAWVSYPFLDSHPDHTIAHKQMTQGAGMLAFGLHAGFDGARTMLDRLQLLTRAVSLGDTDSLIYHPASITRARQAIRKDAHLIEGVGEDLVRLSVGLEDVSDLVADLRQALQDL; this is translated from the coding sequence ATGACGGCCAGCAGCGAACAAGACAATGTCCAGGACCACTCCGATCCGTCGCATGGCGCGCGTCTCGGATTTGATACCCGCGCAATCCATCACGCGTTCGATCCTGCTGACTTCTCAAGAGCAGTGCAGCCACCTGTCTTTCTGACATCGACCTATGGCTTTGAGAGCGTTGCGGCAAATGATGCCGCCGCAGCGCTCGGGGGCAGGCTGTATGCCCGCGAATATAACCCGACCACAGAGATCCTCGAGAAGAGGCTCGCCAACCTGGAAGGGGCCGAGGCAGGGCTTGTGGTATCGACCGGAATGGCCGCGTTCGGCACCCTGGTCCTATCTTTGCTGTCGCAGGGAGATGAGCTTGTCGTGCACAAGACGCTCTATTCGAATACGGTTGCGATGGTCGAGCAGTGTCTGCCTCGCTTCGGGATCAGGGTAGTCCCGGTTGACCTATCGAATCCGAACAATCTCGACGCGGCGATCACAGATAAAACCCGTTTGGTCTATTTCGAGACGCCGGTAAATCCGCTAAGCGCCATCCTCGATATCTCCGCCATCGCAGCGCGCGCCCATGCGCGGAATGTAAAGGTCGCGGTCGATAGCACTTTCGCTTCGCCGTCACTGCAGCGCCCGATCGAGCACGGCGCAGACATTGTGCTGCATTCGCTGACGAAATACATCAACGGGCACGGCGATACCCTGGGCGGAGCGCTGCTTGGAGACGCTGAAACACTCCATACGCTGCACGAAACCGGCCTGCGCTACATCACAGGGGCGACATTGTCGCCGCACTCTGCATTCCTGATCCTGCGCGGCCTGAAGACGCTGTCTCTGCGGATGGAGCGACACAGTGCTTCGGCACTGATAATCGCGCACATGCTTGAGGCGCATCCCGCCGTTGCCTGGGTGAGCTATCCCTTCCTGGACTCCCATCCCGATCATACGATCGCCCACAAGCAAATGACGCAGGGGGCCGGCATGCTTGCTTTCGGCCTTCATGCGGGCTTCGACGGTGCACGGACGATGCTGGACCGGCTTCAACTGCTGACGCGCGCCGTGAGCCTGGGGGACACGGACAGTCTCATCTATCATCCGGCCAGCATAACCCGGGCGCGCCAGGCGATCCGGAAAGATGCTCATCTGATCGAAGGAGTTGGGGAAGACCTCGTCCGTCTCTCGGTCGGGCTTGAAGATGTCAGCGACCTCGTCGCCGATCTGCGTCAGGCTCTGCAAGATTTATGA
- a CDS encoding protein rhiC, with protein MTDTLRAFGCLAAFALTVTFAQAAAAEEHQKGKVAAKPVETGIVIRGVTLAGPVGNPGTSTGKTCDFSGEPVDPSGRLEGASVNCRPNGNQANTLPGLPARFNAYCMINAPVKSARLIQAARPENANHCDLSGITPKDATGQFGGAVWR; from the coding sequence ATGACTGATACTTTGAGAGCTTTCGGATGCCTTGCTGCTTTCGCTCTGACCGTCACCTTCGCGCAGGCGGCAGCGGCTGAGGAGCATCAAAAAGGCAAGGTCGCGGCGAAGCCCGTAGAAACTGGCATCGTGATCCGCGGCGTCACGCTTGCCGGCCCGGTTGGAAATCCGGGAACGTCAACCGGAAAAACATGCGACTTCAGCGGTGAGCCTGTGGATCCATCCGGACGTTTGGAGGGGGCAAGCGTCAACTGCAGGCCAAATGGCAACCAGGCGAATACATTGCCAGGGCTACCCGCACGCTTTAACGCGTATTGCATGATAAATGCGCCGGTCAAAAGTGCGCGGCTAATCCAAGCTGCCCGACCAGAAAATGCCAACCACTGCGACCTGTCGGGGATCACCCCAAAAGACGCGACTGGTCAATTCGGGGGGGCCGTCTGGCGGTAG
- a CDS encoding Rid family detoxifying hydrolase → MSRRTVNALTAAAVGPYSHATWAGDLLFCSGQTPLDPGTGKLVDGNVADQTRQCFDNLFQVLEAAGLGSDDVVSVNVYLTDMGDFGQMNEIYATRFSSPYPARTTIGCASLPLGARIEIGLTAKRQS, encoded by the coding sequence ATGTCCAGACGAACTGTGAATGCTTTAACCGCTGCGGCAGTGGGACCGTATTCGCACGCGACATGGGCCGGCGATCTTCTGTTCTGCTCCGGCCAGACACCGCTAGACCCCGGCACCGGCAAACTTGTCGACGGAAATGTAGCCGACCAGACACGCCAGTGTTTCGATAATCTGTTTCAAGTCCTTGAGGCAGCGGGCCTGGGGTCGGATGATGTCGTATCCGTCAATGTCTATCTCACCGACATGGGTGACTTTGGCCAGATGAATGAGATTTACGCGACGCGTTTTTCATCGCCCTACCCGGCCCGCACCACAATCGGCTGCGCCAGCCTGCCGCTTGGAGCACGCATTGAAATCGGTCTAACAGCAAAGCGGCAATCTTGA
- a CDS encoding acyl-homoserine-lactone synthase, with protein sequence MIKICIGHSRANAAIMEKIWRFRHQQFVERRGWEALRKSDRREIDQFDHDCAIHFSVLKNNAVIGYSRLLPTVQPHLLSTVYPQIMRGQKWPRSHDVFEWTRWAVASGDEKIDGVPVSRVLMIGLMEFCRVAGITSLIGETHPKLINSLHANGWQTHILSEPSTFEKELVVPLEVIPSSFPQTF encoded by the coding sequence ATGATCAAGATTTGCATTGGGCACTCTCGGGCTAACGCCGCAATCATGGAGAAAATCTGGCGATTTCGACACCAGCAATTTGTGGAACGACGTGGGTGGGAGGCGTTACGCAAGAGTGACAGACGGGAAATAGATCAGTTCGATCACGATTGCGCTATTCATTTTAGCGTTCTCAAGAACAATGCGGTGATCGGGTATTCTCGGCTCCTTCCTACTGTGCAGCCACATCTTCTCTCAACCGTCTACCCGCAAATCATGCGAGGTCAAAAGTGGCCAAGGTCGCACGACGTTTTCGAATGGACGCGGTGGGCGGTCGCAAGCGGTGACGAAAAGATTGACGGGGTTCCAGTATCGCGTGTTTTGATGATCGGGTTGATGGAGTTTTGCCGCGTTGCTGGCATTACCTCGCTCATCGGCGAGACGCACCCAAAGCTGATAAACTCGTTGCATGCCAACGGGTGGCAAACACACATCCTCTCAGAGCCTAGCACTTTCGAAAAAGAATTAGTCGTGCCGCTCGAAGTCATCCCATCGTCCTTTCCGCAGACGTTTTAG
- a CDS encoding protein rhiA, translating to MSLHVSYVDKEMTDHARASQPGSAALAQGTQYSLLLKNRSAQPWTFYVYQKMPQPVANVFSLAWFCSPYKIRVGNQIKFSWELAYNFVWSDTGQLIPGVDFLSSGVEDCSPSGRNTTTFSLSDGPGLTAPIKGDPAGSLVINDAANVPNNRFSVGIGMSGTGTYVAQAGTNLLHTFTPTPSYWIAAGTNVNIGSVLSIDTITQTREAKFPSAVFNLVGVLQEDNTWDINPA from the coding sequence ATGTCCTTGCATGTCAGCTACGTAGACAAGGAAATGACGGATCATGCCCGTGCATCTCAGCCGGGAAGCGCGGCGCTTGCCCAAGGAACGCAATATTCGTTGCTGTTGAAGAATCGATCGGCGCAACCTTGGACCTTCTATGTCTATCAAAAGATGCCTCAACCTGTTGCCAATGTCTTCTCTTTGGCATGGTTCTGCTCTCCGTATAAAATTCGGGTTGGCAATCAAATCAAATTCAGTTGGGAGCTCGCCTATAATTTCGTCTGGAGCGACACGGGACAACTGATTCCTGGCGTGGACTTTCTTTCCTCCGGGGTGGAGGACTGCAGCCCCAGCGGGAGAAACACCACTACTTTTTCATTAAGTGATGGACCTGGCCTGACCGCGCCGATCAAGGGTGATCCTGCAGGATCATTGGTCATTAACGATGCTGCCAATGTGCCAAACAACCGGTTCTCCGTGGGCATCGGCATGTCCGGAACGGGAACTTATGTTGCACAAGCGGGCACCAATCTGCTCCACACGTTCACGCCAACTCCGAGCTATTGGATTGCGGCGGGAACAAATGTGAATATCGGCTCGGTGCTCAGTATCGACACGATCACCCAGACCAGGGAAGCCAAGTTTCCCTCTGCCGTCTTCAATCTCGTAGGCGTGCTCCAAGAGGACAATACCTGGGATATCAACCCGGCTTGA
- a CDS encoding phage tail protein gives MATGTNAEAPISYVEAQGWMLCDGRYLRAAAYPELYAVLGGLYGERNSTADLEFRIPDYRGLFLRGFDAGGGMDPDAKRRLDPTGNNVANVVGSLQCDALQVHAHPYEITTPAGISQQGSAAGTSISSKSTGLPESPARTALETRPKNVAVNYLIKFR, from the coding sequence GTGGCTACGGGTACAAATGCGGAAGCTCCTATCAGCTACGTCGAAGCCCAGGGATGGATGCTTTGCGATGGACGCTATCTCAGGGCAGCCGCCTATCCAGAACTCTACGCCGTTCTCGGCGGACTCTATGGAGAGCGGAATTCTACGGCCGATCTGGAATTTCGGATTCCAGACTACCGTGGGCTGTTCCTGCGCGGTTTCGATGCCGGTGGCGGTATGGACCCTGACGCGAAACGACGGCTAGATCCAACCGGCAATAATGTTGCGAATGTTGTTGGATCACTCCAATGCGATGCTCTGCAAGTTCACGCGCATCCCTATGAGATAACGACGCCGGCGGGAATTTCGCAACAGGGCAGTGCCGCCGGAACTTCCATTTCAAGCAAATCGACAGGCTTGCCGGAAAGTCCGGCACGCACCGCTCTTGAGACGCGTCCCAAGAACGTGGCCGTGAACTACCTGATCAAGTTTCGGTAA
- a CDS encoding type II toxin-antitoxin system VapC family toxin, giving the protein MARYMLDTNMCIYLMKNQPEQVARRFASCYVGDVVMSAITFAELEYGVSASDDPERELDNLSALAELITVEPFGIAAARAYGPVRMATRDRKKDHLDKLIASHAIALDTVLVTNNTRDFLAYPGLKLENWLDAERRETN; this is encoded by the coding sequence ATGGCGCGCTACATGCTCGATACGAACATGTGTATCTACCTGATGAAAAACCAGCCGGAGCAGGTCGCTCGCCGCTTTGCCAGTTGCTATGTGGGGGACGTGGTGATGTCCGCCATCACCTTCGCGGAACTCGAGTACGGTGTTTCCGCATCCGATGATCCGGAACGAGAACTTGATAATCTCTCCGCCCTGGCCGAGCTAATCACGGTAGAGCCGTTTGGGATCGCAGCAGCGCGTGCCTACGGTCCGGTTCGAATGGCGACGAGAGACCGGAAGAAAGATCATCTCGACAAACTGATCGCATCGCATGCGATCGCTCTGGACACGGTATTGGTGACCAACAACACGCGGGACTTCCTGGCGTATCCCGGACTGAAGCTCGAAAACTGGCTGGACGCGGAACGCAGAGAAACCAATTAA
- a CDS encoding ferritin-like protein, with the protein MDPYGIKTLDELKEFLHRAMQLEHATIPPYLTALYSIKPGVNRDAAQVLRVIVVEEMLDLTIAANILNAIGGTPDLTRPDFAVNYPASLPDGETDFKVSIQAFSREALATFLKIERPARRPEHLAGKGLIQRKNSPHITALGSDPRHEDLHFYSIGEFYSAIADGIKYLEAEARRAGTTIFIGDKFRQITSEYYYSGGGELFPVTDLKSALEAIELIMEQGEGDGGGIYDDDEHELAHYYRFDELVKGRYYRKGDQPDHPTGPHLQVDWEGAYAIKPNLKVAEISKGSELREAATDFNTCYGEFLELLTRAYNGQPSLLLEAVPIMFEFRNIIVELIRNPLPGHPGKYSSPTYEIPHSAKQAVTGQAEVIA; encoded by the coding sequence ATGGATCCTTATGGCATTAAGACGCTCGATGAGCTGAAAGAGTTTCTCCACCGTGCGATGCAGCTCGAACATGCGACGATTCCGCCGTATCTGACTGCACTTTACTCGATTAAGCCCGGTGTAAACCGGGATGCGGCGCAAGTTCTTCGCGTGATCGTCGTGGAAGAAATGCTGGATTTGACCATTGCGGCCAATATCCTCAATGCCATCGGTGGCACGCCGGATCTTACTAGGCCAGATTTCGCGGTTAACTATCCCGCCTCGCTCCCTGACGGCGAGACCGACTTTAAGGTCAGCATACAGGCTTTCAGCCGTGAAGCGCTGGCGACATTCTTGAAAATCGAGCGGCCGGCCCGGCGCCCCGAACATCTCGCTGGCAAGGGCCTGATACAACGCAAGAACTCCCCGCATATCACAGCGCTTGGCAGTGATCCGAGGCACGAAGATCTCCATTTTTACAGTATTGGCGAGTTCTATTCGGCAATCGCAGACGGCATCAAATACTTAGAAGCCGAAGCGCGCCGGGCGGGCACAACGATTTTTATCGGCGACAAGTTTCGCCAGATTACCTCGGAATATTATTATTCCGGCGGCGGTGAGTTGTTTCCCGTGACCGATCTGAAAAGCGCCCTCGAAGCCATAGAGCTCATCATGGAACAGGGCGAAGGTGACGGTGGTGGTATCTACGACGATGACGAGCACGAACTGGCCCATTACTATCGTTTCGATGAACTGGTCAAAGGCCGCTATTACCGGAAAGGTGATCAGCCCGACCACCCCACGGGTCCGCATTTGCAGGTCGACTGGGAAGGCGCTTATGCCATCAAACCGAACCTCAAGGTGGCGGAAATATCCAAAGGCTCGGAATTGCGTGAGGCGGCGACCGACTTCAATACATGTTATGGCGAGTTTCTGGAGCTTTTGACGCGTGCCTATAATGGCCAGCCGAGCTTGCTGCTGGAAGCCGTTCCGATCATGTTCGAATTCCGCAATATAATCGTTGAACTGATCCGCAATCCCCTGCCGGGCCATCCCGGTAAGTACAGCAGCCCCACCTACGAGATTCCCCACAGTGCCAAACAGGCTGTCACCGGGCAGGCGGAGGTGATCGCATGA